In a single window of the Dreissena polymorpha isolate Duluth1 chromosome 3, UMN_Dpol_1.0, whole genome shotgun sequence genome:
- the LOC127873085 gene encoding uncharacterized protein LOC127873085 isoform X3, producing the protein MCRSLSEHLFQRAPRGQQWSARDVLIYSSLAAASFLAYGIFPPAHVPVETNPYKDLTVAHPLSSETVVCSTNNTHILSTWRHTPYVFLGKSSNQTAIFLSNNPALNDALAIYIRRMSSNQSTFFLSHNDATNDVMTSYYGGNVDGEIKAEKFAYNCHAFSTADNDVCRNDFVLKQTYIQDSYFRIEDVFNGKQQHVEQFVRFYPHQLGDILSVSITQKRRLHVKVDPYPEVHISVRSTANTRAFHWYL; encoded by the exons ATGTGCCGATCTCTGTCAGAACACTTGTTCCAGCGTGCGCCAAGGGGACAGCAATGGTCGGCTAGAG ACGTGCTCATTTATTCGTCGCTCGCAGCTGCAAGTTTTCTGGCGTATGGAATATTTCCTCCCGCACATGTACCGGTCGAGACAAATCCCTACAAAGATTTGACCGTCGCGCACCCTCTGTCGTCAGAAACCGTCGTCTGCTCAACGAACAACACGCACATTCTTAGCACGTGGAGACATACGCCATATGTGTTTCTTGGGAAGTCGAGTAACCAGACTGCGATCTTTTTGTCTAACAATCCTGCATTGAATGACGCCTTAGCGATTTACATTCGCCGAATGTCGAGTAACCAGTCAACATTTTTTCTGTCTCACAATGATGCAACGaacgacgtcatgacgtcatacTATGGCGGAAACGTTGACGGTGAAATAAAAGCCGAGAAGTTTGCATATAATTGTCATGCATTTTCAACTGCAGACAACGATGTTTGTAGGAATGATTTTGTGTTAAAACAAACGTACATACAAGACTCATATTTCAGAATCGAAGACGTTTTCAAtggaaaacaacaacatgttgAACAATTCGTTAGATTCTATCCACATCAGTTAGGTGACATTCTCAGTGTATCTATTACGCAGAAACGTCGCCTACACGTGAAAGTCGACCCATACCCGGAAGTGCACATTTCCGTTCGGAGCACCGCGAACACACGCGCTTTCCACTGGTATCTGTGA